The Ornithodoros turicata isolate Travis chromosome 7, ASM3712646v1, whole genome shotgun sequence genome includes a region encoding these proteins:
- the LOC135401285 gene encoding membrane metallo-endopeptidase-like 1 isoform X1 has product MQSALKRRRKSEVSIRAKSEIHDASPRTTRRPLEPTGRRASVYSRRRSSVRDHSTAYSRRKNSTRERQTKPGGQSKSSEQPKTEGKTEEQPKTEEQPKVADGDAKPTQQPAPEEAATRPRSKAVIIGGGVTLLLCVIVLTILFSGKLINMFKSEERHSCQSTQCIEANKFSELMRAQGVSPCKDFFQYSCGGWLKKHFEAQTTKGALKHDLMASLNKTFHRYKLGEAKKDTFFNVVTFYRTCYKLNTKEQPTELLKQKTFQGLGFSRNSIINYSLGVFTKMVQMTLSKGIDTFLSIFIVDNRGSAAIWIEPGISMQTKLMFDQEESTRKYFEKYVCDFIKSIDATMGKPECHKVLSLDDQFYEISGEKEGKVTFPEVMDVADLPTVTKKLAVKDWIDTVNTNIEVSRMKLHEHKAIIIKGFGLIKNIVNFIFSGDPRAMSLYLVMRASANLLQSHFNRKAVPYYTCVMITFETLDSDFVTFVADKHVGLSQISKFQKFFDHIRAELMESLAASKLFDETTRAAAQKRLGAIKLKTISPETKGLLTDAPNMTALFMINYAEMLAYRRQKSNKYPVPDEHRKEVRRQHQLLAGVLAEEVQFLPKNNLIIAPVGFMVPPVFYETEEDSFINYASMGVTFSEVLIKAILRDEKGAVPSWWSQQSLTAMKKSMACYLGQYSKLRGHEVEGNSYLNWIVFSTVRAMVLTASLTDLPDQHAKELFFGRSCQIHCREDYDTNTTQLSARSLCHIAMQNLPAFFETFQCAKNDAMWPAKTCETM; this is encoded by the exons GACAATCGAAATCTAGTG aaCAACCTAAGACAGAAGGTAAGACAGAAG AACAACCCAAGACCGAAG AACAACCCAAGGTCGCAG ACGGAGATGCCAAGCCAACCCAACAACCGGCACCAGAAGAGGCAGCAACGCGGCCCCGCTCCAAAGCCGTCATTATCGGAGGTGGCGTTACCCTCTTACTCTGCGTCATCGTCCTTACAATCTTGTTCTCCGGCAAGCTAATAAATATGTTTAAATCTGAGGAACGTCACAGCTGCCAGAGCACCCAATGCATAGAAGCCAACAAGTTCTCGGAGTTAATGCGCGCCCAGGGAGTCTCGCCTTGCAAAGACTTCTTTCAATACTCTTGTGGTGGTTGGCTGAAGAAGCACTTCGAAGCCCAGACAACGAAAGGAGCTTTGAAACATGATCTCATGGCAAGCCTAAACAAGACCTTCCACCGATACAAGCTTGGGGAAGCGAAGAAAGACACGTTTTTCAACGTCGTTACTTTCTACAGGACTTGCTATAAGCTGAACAC TAAGGAACAGCCAACGGAGCTCCTGAAACAAAAAACCTTCCAGGGCCTGGGTTTCTCCCGTAACAGTATAATCAATTACAGTCTCGGTGTCTTCACCAAAATGGTGCAAATGACGTTATCGAAAGGAATCGACACCTTCCTCTCAATCTTCATAGTAGATAACCGAGGTTCTGCCGCTATCTGGATCGAGCCTGGAATATCAATGCAAACAAAGCTCATGTTCGACCAAGAAGAGAGCACTCGCAAGTATTTCGAGAAGTACGTTTGTGACTTCATCAAGTCTATCGACGCAACGATGGGTAAGCCCGAGTGTCACAAAGTGTTGAGTTTGGACGACCAATTCTACGAGATATCTggagaaaaggaaggaaaagtcACCTTTCCAGAAGTTATGGATGTCGCCGACCTACCCACTGTCACCAAGAAGCTGGCCGTTAAAGATTGGATCGATACAGTTAATACCAATATCGAGGTCAGTAGAATGAAGCTGCACGAGCATAAGGCTATTATAATAAAGGGCTTCGGACTCATAAAGAATATCGTAAACTTCATCTTCTCTGGAGATCCGCGAGCAATGTCACTTTACCTAGTGATGCGAGCGTCGGCAAACCTGCTGCAGTCGCACTTCAACCGAAAAGCAGTTCCTTACTATACCTGTGTGATGATAACCTTCGAGACGCTGGACAGCGATTTTGTTACCTTCGTTGCCGACAAACACGTAGGCTTGTCCCAGATCAGTAAATTTCAAAAATTTTTTGACCACATCCGCGCTGAACTGATGGAGAGCTTGGCTGCAAGTAAATTGTTCGACGAAACCACCCGAGCAGCTGCACAGAAACGTCTGGGGGCAATTAAGTTGAAGACTATCAGTCCTGAAACAAAAGGGTTGCTGACGGATGCTCCAAATATGACGGCCCTATTTATGATAAACTACGCTGAAATGCTGGCTTATCGTCGACAAAAAAGCAACAAATACCCCGTGCCAGACGAACACCGCAAGGAGGTGCGCCGACAACATCAACTTTTGGCAGGCGTCCTGGCCGAAGAAGTACAGTTTCTGCCAAAGAACAACTTGATCATTGCGCCAGTAGGATTCATGGTGCCCCCCGTGTTCTACGAGACAGAGGAAGACTCCTTCATCAATTACGCGTCCATGGGGGTCACCTTCTCCGAAGTTCTTATCAAGGCAATTCTTAGGGACGAAAAAGGTGCGGTGCCGTCCTGGTGGTCTCAACAG TCCCTAACTGCGATGAAGAAGAGCATGGCGTGTTACCTGGGCCAGTATTCCAAGCTCAGAGGTCATGAAGTGGAAGGGAATTCTTACCTGAATTGGATCGTGTTCTCGACGGTGCGTGCTATGGTCCTGACTGCTTCCCTGACTGATCTTCCGGACCAGCACGCCAAAGAGTTGTTCTTTGGACGTTCCTGCCAGATTCACTGTCGAGAGGACTATGATACTAATACCACGCAACTGTCAGCAAGGTCACTGTGCCATATAGCGATGCAAAATCTTCCTGCTTTCTTTGAAACATTTCAATGCGCTAAAAACGATGCGATGTGGCCTGCAAAGACTTGCGAGACTATGTAA
- the LOC135401285 gene encoding membrane metallo-endopeptidase-like 1 isoform X2 encodes MFHFTRNVKDTLSSFSEQPKTEGKTEEQPKTEEQPKVADGDAKPTQQPAPEEAATRPRSKAVIIGGGVTLLLCVIVLTILFSGKLINMFKSEERHSCQSTQCIEANKFSELMRAQGVSPCKDFFQYSCGGWLKKHFEAQTTKGALKHDLMASLNKTFHRYKLGEAKKDTFFNVVTFYRTCYKLNTKEQPTELLKQKTFQGLGFSRNSIINYSLGVFTKMVQMTLSKGIDTFLSIFIVDNRGSAAIWIEPGISMQTKLMFDQEESTRKYFEKYVCDFIKSIDATMGKPECHKVLSLDDQFYEISGEKEGKVTFPEVMDVADLPTVTKKLAVKDWIDTVNTNIEVSRMKLHEHKAIIIKGFGLIKNIVNFIFSGDPRAMSLYLVMRASANLLQSHFNRKAVPYYTCVMITFETLDSDFVTFVADKHVGLSQISKFQKFFDHIRAELMESLAASKLFDETTRAAAQKRLGAIKLKTISPETKGLLTDAPNMTALFMINYAEMLAYRRQKSNKYPVPDEHRKEVRRQHQLLAGVLAEEVQFLPKNNLIIAPVGFMVPPVFYETEEDSFINYASMGVTFSEVLIKAILRDEKGAVPSWWSQQSLTAMKKSMACYLGQYSKLRGHEVEGNSYLNWIVFSTVRAMVLTASLTDLPDQHAKELFFGRSCQIHCREDYDTNTTQLSARSLCHIAMQNLPAFFETFQCAKNDAMWPAKTCETM; translated from the exons ATGTTTCATTTTACCCGGAATGTCAAAGAcactctttcttctttttcagaaCAACCTAAGACAGAAGGTAAGACAGAAG AACAACCCAAGACCGAAG AACAACCCAAGGTCGCAG ACGGAGATGCCAAGCCAACCCAACAACCGGCACCAGAAGAGGCAGCAACGCGGCCCCGCTCCAAAGCCGTCATTATCGGAGGTGGCGTTACCCTCTTACTCTGCGTCATCGTCCTTACAATCTTGTTCTCCGGCAAGCTAATAAATATGTTTAAATCTGAGGAACGTCACAGCTGCCAGAGCACCCAATGCATAGAAGCCAACAAGTTCTCGGAGTTAATGCGCGCCCAGGGAGTCTCGCCTTGCAAAGACTTCTTTCAATACTCTTGTGGTGGTTGGCTGAAGAAGCACTTCGAAGCCCAGACAACGAAAGGAGCTTTGAAACATGATCTCATGGCAAGCCTAAACAAGACCTTCCACCGATACAAGCTTGGGGAAGCGAAGAAAGACACGTTTTTCAACGTCGTTACTTTCTACAGGACTTGCTATAAGCTGAACAC TAAGGAACAGCCAACGGAGCTCCTGAAACAAAAAACCTTCCAGGGCCTGGGTTTCTCCCGTAACAGTATAATCAATTACAGTCTCGGTGTCTTCACCAAAATGGTGCAAATGACGTTATCGAAAGGAATCGACACCTTCCTCTCAATCTTCATAGTAGATAACCGAGGTTCTGCCGCTATCTGGATCGAGCCTGGAATATCAATGCAAACAAAGCTCATGTTCGACCAAGAAGAGAGCACTCGCAAGTATTTCGAGAAGTACGTTTGTGACTTCATCAAGTCTATCGACGCAACGATGGGTAAGCCCGAGTGTCACAAAGTGTTGAGTTTGGACGACCAATTCTACGAGATATCTggagaaaaggaaggaaaagtcACCTTTCCAGAAGTTATGGATGTCGCCGACCTACCCACTGTCACCAAGAAGCTGGCCGTTAAAGATTGGATCGATACAGTTAATACCAATATCGAGGTCAGTAGAATGAAGCTGCACGAGCATAAGGCTATTATAATAAAGGGCTTCGGACTCATAAAGAATATCGTAAACTTCATCTTCTCTGGAGATCCGCGAGCAATGTCACTTTACCTAGTGATGCGAGCGTCGGCAAACCTGCTGCAGTCGCACTTCAACCGAAAAGCAGTTCCTTACTATACCTGTGTGATGATAACCTTCGAGACGCTGGACAGCGATTTTGTTACCTTCGTTGCCGACAAACACGTAGGCTTGTCCCAGATCAGTAAATTTCAAAAATTTTTTGACCACATCCGCGCTGAACTGATGGAGAGCTTGGCTGCAAGTAAATTGTTCGACGAAACCACCCGAGCAGCTGCACAGAAACGTCTGGGGGCAATTAAGTTGAAGACTATCAGTCCTGAAACAAAAGGGTTGCTGACGGATGCTCCAAATATGACGGCCCTATTTATGATAAACTACGCTGAAATGCTGGCTTATCGTCGACAAAAAAGCAACAAATACCCCGTGCCAGACGAACACCGCAAGGAGGTGCGCCGACAACATCAACTTTTGGCAGGCGTCCTGGCCGAAGAAGTACAGTTTCTGCCAAAGAACAACTTGATCATTGCGCCAGTAGGATTCATGGTGCCCCCCGTGTTCTACGAGACAGAGGAAGACTCCTTCATCAATTACGCGTCCATGGGGGTCACCTTCTCCGAAGTTCTTATCAAGGCAATTCTTAGGGACGAAAAAGGTGCGGTGCCGTCCTGGTGGTCTCAACAG TCCCTAACTGCGATGAAGAAGAGCATGGCGTGTTACCTGGGCCAGTATTCCAAGCTCAGAGGTCATGAAGTGGAAGGGAATTCTTACCTGAATTGGATCGTGTTCTCGACGGTGCGTGCTATGGTCCTGACTGCTTCCCTGACTGATCTTCCGGACCAGCACGCCAAAGAGTTGTTCTTTGGACGTTCCTGCCAGATTCACTGTCGAGAGGACTATGATACTAATACCACGCAACTGTCAGCAAGGTCACTGTGCCATATAGCGATGCAAAATCTTCCTGCTTTCTTTGAAACATTTCAATGCGCTAAAAACGATGCGATGTGGCCTGCAAAGACTTGCGAGACTATGTAA